One genomic window of Prosthecodimorpha staleyi includes the following:
- a CDS encoding capsule biosynthesis protein — protein sequence MSERRVFLFLQGPPSRFWYELANGLEAAGQKTVRVNLSAGDWLYWLKSGAYNYRGSFKNWRGWLEQLIEREGVTDILYYADRLPYHVVAQEIAKARGLYVTAVEFGYLRPDWITVERNGMSTYSHFPNDPETIRAIAAAAPDPDLVIKYPYTFTQEATAEVIYNLVALFFSWIFFPRYFADKYYNPLKDYLSTLLRLIRERWQRKYAKRVMREVILGPRPFYIFALQLQSDYQIRDNSPYKRLHEAIDQTVASFARSAPPNTVLVFKVHPLDNGIERWNKVVMAAARRHNVRPRVRLIDGGNLNRLVETARGTVVVNSTVGLYAIRAGCPLIVLGVAVFDIPGLTFQGSLDQFWTEAEAPDEELRLQFIRALATTTQVKGSFYNKAGRKVAIAEVVQRLIERRVNEPGGFIDPPPRMEKARRLGMKV from the coding sequence ATGTCCGAACGCCGCGTCTTTCTGTTCCTGCAAGGGCCACCCTCGCGGTTCTGGTACGAACTGGCGAACGGGCTCGAAGCGGCCGGGCAGAAGACGGTCCGTGTCAATCTCTCGGCCGGCGACTGGCTCTACTGGCTGAAATCCGGCGCCTACAATTATCGCGGCAGCTTCAAGAACTGGCGCGGCTGGCTCGAACAGCTGATCGAGCGCGAGGGCGTCACCGACATCCTCTATTATGCCGACCGGCTGCCCTATCACGTCGTCGCCCAGGAGATCGCCAAGGCGCGGGGCCTCTACGTGACTGCGGTCGAATTCGGCTATCTGCGCCCCGACTGGATCACGGTCGAGCGCAACGGCATGTCGACCTACTCGCATTTCCCGAACGATCCGGAAACGATCCGCGCCATCGCGGCTGCCGCACCCGACCCGGATCTGGTGATCAAGTATCCCTACACCTTCACCCAGGAAGCGACCGCCGAGGTCATCTACAATCTCGTCGCGCTGTTCTTCTCCTGGATCTTCTTTCCGCGCTACTTCGCGGACAAGTACTATAACCCGCTCAAGGATTATCTCAGCACCCTGCTGCGGCTGATCCGCGAACGCTGGCAGCGCAAATATGCCAAGCGCGTCATGCGCGAAGTCATCCTCGGGCCGCGGCCCTTCTACATCTTCGCGCTGCAATTGCAGAGCGACTACCAGATCCGCGACAACAGCCCCTACAAGCGGCTGCACGAGGCGATCGACCAGACCGTCGCCTCCTTCGCCCGCTCCGCGCCGCCCAATACCGTGCTGGTGTTCAAGGTCCATCCGCTCGACAACGGCATCGAGCGCTGGAACAAGGTCGTCATGGCGGCCGCCCGGCGCCACAATGTCCGCCCGCGCGTACGCCTGATCGACGGCGGCAATCTCAACCGGCTGGTCGAGACCGCGCGCGGCACCGTGGTGGTCAATTCCACGGTCGGTCTCTATGCGATCCGCGCCGGCTGCCCGCTGATCGTGCTCGGCGTCGCGGTGTTCGACATTCCGGGCCTGACCTTCCAGGGCTCGCTCGACCAGTTCTGGACCGAGGCCGAGGCGCCCGACGAGGAATTGCGGCTGCAGTTCATCCGCGCGCTCGCCACCACCACCCAGGTCAAGGGCAGCTTCTACAACAAGGCCGGCCGCAAGGTCGCCATCGCCGAGGTGGTGCAGCGGCTCATCGAGCGCCGGGTCAACGAGCCGGGCGGCTTCATCGACCCCCCGCCGCGCATGGAAAAGGCGCGCCGGCTCGGCATGAAGGTCTGA
- a CDS encoding quinone oxidoreductase family protein gives MVKAIQVRETGGPDVMVLADVDLPAPGAGEARVRHAAIGVNFIDCYFRSGLYPSPTGLPFIPGSEGAGVVEAVGPGVTLVKPGDRVAYVASPGSYAAERIVPADRLIILPEAISFETGAAMMLKGMTVQYLLNRTFKVGPGTTILFHAAAGGVGLIAGAWAKALGATIIGTAGGPDKCALAKSRGYDHVIDYRSEDFVARVKDLTGGAGVDVVYDSIGKDTFPASLDCLKPLGMWVTFGNASGPVPPFSTQILSQKGSLFATRPTLFTYIAKRADLEATAGDLVARVADGTVPIEISARYPLEKAADAHRDLEGRKTTGAVVLIP, from the coding sequence ATGGTCAAGGCGATCCAGGTCCGGGAAACCGGCGGTCCGGACGTGATGGTGCTGGCGGATGTCGATCTGCCGGCGCCCGGCGCCGGTGAGGCGCGTGTCCGCCATGCGGCGATCGGCGTCAACTTCATCGACTGCTACTTCCGCTCCGGCCTCTATCCGTCGCCGACCGGCCTGCCGTTCATTCCGGGCAGCGAAGGCGCCGGGGTGGTCGAGGCGGTCGGCCCGGGCGTCACGCTGGTCAAGCCCGGCGACCGGGTCGCCTATGTGGCCTCGCCCGGCTCCTACGCGGCCGAGCGCATCGTGCCGGCCGACCGGCTGATCATCCTGCCCGAGGCGATCTCCTTCGAGACCGGCGCGGCGATGATGCTGAAGGGCATGACGGTGCAGTATCTGCTCAACCGCACCTTCAAGGTCGGGCCGGGCACCACCATCCTGTTCCACGCCGCGGCCGGCGGCGTCGGCCTGATCGCCGGCGCCTGGGCCAAGGCGCTCGGGGCGACCATCATCGGTACCGCCGGCGGCCCGGACAAGTGCGCGCTCGCCAAGTCGCGCGGCTACGATCACGTCATCGACTACCGCTCGGAGGATTTCGTCGCCCGGGTCAAGGACCTGACCGGCGGCGCCGGCGTCGACGTGGTCTATGATTCGATCGGCAAGGACACCTTCCCGGCCTCGCTCGACTGCCTGAAGCCGCTCGGCATGTGGGTCACCTTCGGCAACGCCTCGGGTCCGGTGCCGCCCTTCTCGACGCAGATCCTGTCGCAGAAGGGCTCGCTCTTCGCGACCCGGCCGACGCTCTTCACCTACATCGCCAAGCGCGCCGACCTGGAGGCGACCGCCGGCGACCTCGTCGCCCGGGTGGCCGACGGGACGGTGCCGATCGAGATCTCGGCCCGCTATCCGCTGGAGAAGGCCGCCGACGCCCATCGCGACCTTGAAGGCCGCAAGACCACCGGCGCGGTCGTGCTGATCCCCTGA
- the trmFO gene encoding methylenetetrahydrofolate--tRNA-(uracil(54)-C(5))-methyltransferase (FADH(2)-oxidizing) TrmFO: MTQSPPVHIVGGGLAGSEAAWQIASAGVPVILHEMRPVRATEAHQTDGLAELVCSNSFRSDDRETNAVGLLHEEMRRAGSLIMASGDAHQVPAGGALAVDRDGFSAAVTAALAAHPLVTIRREEVDGLPPESWGSTILATGPLTAPGLAAAIGGLTGEQELAFFDAIAPIVHFDSIDMGIAWRQSRYDKAGPGGTGADYINCPMNRDEYEAFIDALLSGDKTSFKDWEKTPYFDGCLPIEVMAERGRETLRFGPMKPVGLTDPRHPDVKPHAIVQLRQDNAFGTLWNMVGFQTKLKHGEQARVFRMIPGLGQAEFARLGGLHRNTYLNSPKLLDATLRLKMRPQLRFAGQITGCEGYVESAAVGLLAGRFAAAEALGRPPAPPPVTTALGALLGHITGGHIAVEGEEAGAPRSFQPMNVNFGLFPPIVAPTTKDGKRLRGNEKTIEKKRAMSRRALADLDVWLNETSLAAAE, encoded by the coding sequence ATGACCCAGTCTCCTCCCGTCCATATCGTCGGCGGCGGCCTCGCCGGCTCCGAAGCCGCCTGGCAGATCGCAAGCGCCGGCGTGCCCGTCATTCTGCACGAGATGCGGCCCGTGCGCGCCACGGAGGCGCACCAGACCGACGGCCTGGCCGAACTGGTCTGCTCCAACTCCTTCCGCTCGGACGATCGAGAGACCAATGCGGTCGGCCTGCTGCACGAGGAGATGCGCCGCGCCGGCTCGCTGATCATGGCGTCGGGCGATGCCCATCAGGTGCCGGCCGGCGGCGCGCTGGCGGTCGACCGCGACGGCTTCTCGGCCGCCGTCACCGCGGCGCTGGCGGCGCATCCCTTGGTGACGATCCGGCGCGAGGAGGTCGACGGCCTGCCGCCGGAATCCTGGGGATCGACCATCCTGGCGACCGGCCCCCTCACCGCCCCCGGCCTGGCGGCGGCGATCGGCGGGCTGACCGGCGAACAGGAACTGGCCTTCTTCGACGCGATCGCGCCGATCGTCCATTTCGATTCGATCGACATGGGCATCGCCTGGAGGCAGTCGCGCTACGACAAGGCCGGCCCGGGCGGCACCGGCGCCGACTACATCAATTGCCCGATGAACCGCGACGAGTACGAGGCCTTCATCGACGCGCTGCTCTCAGGCGACAAGACCTCCTTCAAGGACTGGGAGAAGACGCCCTATTTCGACGGCTGCCTGCCGATCGAGGTGATGGCCGAGCGTGGCCGAGAGACCTTGCGTTTCGGCCCGATGAAGCCGGTCGGCCTGACCGATCCGCGCCATCCGGACGTGAAGCCGCACGCCATCGTGCAGTTGCGCCAGGACAATGCCTTCGGCACGCTGTGGAACATGGTCGGCTTCCAGACCAAGCTGAAGCACGGCGAGCAGGCGCGGGTGTTCCGCATGATCCCGGGGCTCGGCCAGGCCGAATTCGCCCGGCTCGGCGGGCTGCACCGCAACACCTATCTGAACTCGCCGAAGCTGCTCGACGCCACCCTGCGCCTGAAGATGCGCCCGCAGTTGCGCTTCGCCGGCCAGATCACCGGCTGCGAAGGCTATGTCGAGTCCGCCGCCGTCGGGCTCCTCGCCGGCCGCTTCGCCGCGGCGGAGGCCCTCGGTCGCCCCCCCGCCCCGCCCCCGGTCACGACCGCGCTCGGCGCCCTGCTCGGCCATATCACCGGCGGGCATATCGCCGTCGAGGGTGAGGAGGCCGGCGCGCCGCGCTCGTTCCAGCCGATGAACGTCAATTTCGGCCTGTTCCCGCCGATCGTGGCGCCGACCACCAAGGACGGCAAACGCCTGCGCGGCAACGAGAAGACCATCGAGAAGAAGCGCGCGATGAGCCGCCGGGCGCTGGCCGATCTCGACGTTTGGCTGAACGAGACGTCGCTCGCGGCGGCCGAATAG